CGCTACATTTCTCACAACGGTTGTACCATCTGCAACCAGCCCTGCAATAATACCTGCCATAGCAATTCGATGGTCTCTGTATGAGTTCAGTATTGTACCACGCAATCTGTTTGGTCCCCTAATGGTAATCCCATTTTCTAACTCCTTAATATCAGCACCCATCTTTTTCAGCTCATGACTGATGGAGGCAAGCCTGT
The Candidatus Thorarchaeota archaeon DNA segment above includes these coding regions:
- a CDS encoding 3-phosphoshikimate 1-carboxyvinyltransferase, encoding RLASISHELKKMGADIKELENGITIRGPNRLRGTILNSYRDHRIAMAGIIAGLVADGTTVVRNVACIKKSYPDFISDIGSIGGQVELRDKNEIGESL